The DNA sequence AAAAGCGAGGCCAAGCAGCCTATTGTTTATTACTTAGATCCGGGCACCCCAGAGCCGATTCGCACCGCTTTATTAGATGGAGCGCGTTGGTGGAATCAGGCATTTGAAGCCGCCGGTTTTATCAATGCCTTTCAAGTAAAAATGCTACCTGAACATGCAGACCCTATGGACGTGCGCTATAACACAATTCAATGGGTTCACCGGGCAACAAGGGGCTGGAGTTACGGAGCTTCCGTAATAGACCCACGAACCGGCGAAATAATCAAAGGCCACGTTACCCTTGGTTCTCTGCGGGTCCGCCACGATTATTTATTAGCTCAAGCCTTAACGGGCCCATTTGACTCAGAACAAGCTGATACTTCTCCTATAAAAGCAATGGCGTTAGCTCGAATTCGTCAACTTTCGGCCCATGAAGTAGGTCATACGCTAGGTATCGCGCACAACTTTGCTGCGTCGACCAATGAGCGAGCGTCAGTGATGGATTACCCTCACCCTTTGATTAAACTTAATCAAGGTAAAATCGACTTGTCCGACGCTTATGCAGAAGGTATTGGCGAGTGGGATAAATACGTCGTTAAATATGGTTACAGCCAATTTAACAATTCAACAGAAGAACGCAGTCAACTTAACCAACTTGTCAGTAAGGCTCAAAATGCCGGTTTGTTGTATATGTCCGACCCGGATGCAAGGCCCCTAAGTGGTGCCCATCCAACTGGGCACCTGTGGGACAATGGCAAAGACGCTGCGGCCGAACTAACTAGAGTACTTGCCGTGCGCGCCCACGCTTTAGCGCGATTTGGTAAAGACAACTTAGCGCCTAACCAGCCTCTATCCGACTTACAAGAGATTTTAATGCCTTTGTACTACTACCATCGCTATCAAGTTACTGCGGCAGCTAAGTTGATTGGTGGTGTGAATTATCAGTACGATGTAAAAGACCAACTACCGGATGTTTTAAAAACAGTTTCCGCTCAACAACAAAATGCTGCACTTGAGGCCCTTTTAAGTACTCTTTCAGCCCAAACACTTACATTGCCCTCAAATGTATTAAAGAGCATTCCTCCGAAAGCTTACGGCAGTTACAAAAACAGAGAAACTGGGCCTAGCAAAACCGGCCTTGTTTTTGACCCTGTGACGTTAGCAGCTGCAGCCGCAAACCACACTCTTAGTGCACTGTTAAATCCAGCACGACTATCAAGAATTGCTCAACAATCGAGTATGGATAGTGGCCTTTGGACCTTAACTGAGTACCTAACAAAAATTGCTTCGACTGGAGTTCAATCACCTCTTGAGGGTGGCCATGCCTCTCTAGTTCAACAGCGAATCGCAGCTGTGACGTTAGAAAAGTTAGTGGCTTTAGCAAACTCAGAGACGACCCCAGTAGAGGTAAAAGGCGATGTATTTACAGTTTTACACAAGATAAATAACTGGCTCAAAAAAGAAAGCCTTAACCCGACTTCAGGGCATCAAGGGTTTTACCGTTTGATGAGCTTTCATTTGGACTGGTATTTTGAGCACAGAAAGTGGTTACCGCTAACAGATATGAGTACACTACCGCCAGGCTCGCCAATTTAATTTTTTTAAAAGCTTTAGACAAAAAGGATTGTATGCACATTCATATTCTTGGTATCTGCGGTACATTCATGGGTGGTATCGCAGCCATAGCCAAACAGCTCGGCCATCGTGTCACGGGTTCAGATTTAAACGTATACCCGCCGATGTCAACGCAACTAGAGGCATTAGGCATCACTTTGTCACGTGGCTGGGACACCGAGCAGTTTCAACCAGAACCGGATTTGGTCATTATCGGCAACGCCTTAAGCCGAGGTAACCCTGCCGTTGAATATGTTTTGTCACGCAATATTCCATACACATCCGGCCCTGAGTGGCTAAAGCGTGAAGTACTACAACAACGTTGGGTCATCGCGGCCTCTGGCACCCATGGCAAAACCACTACCTCTGGAATGGTGGCCTGGTTGCTCGAGTCTTGCGGCATGAAACCAGGCTACTTGATCGGTGGCGTACCCGGAAACTTTGAAGTTTCTGCACGACTAGGAGACAGCCCATTTTTTGTTATTGAAGCGGACGAATACGATACTGCTTTTTTTGATAAGAGAAGTAAGTTCGTTCACTACTTACCTAAAACACTGATCATAAACAATTTAGAATTTGATCATGCAGATATTTTTGATTCACTCAAAGACATCCAACGTCAATTTCATCACCTCGTAAGAACGGTTCCAAATGGTGGTCTGATTTTGTTTAATCCAGCAGAGCAGAGCGTTAGAGAAACACTCGACCAAGGCTGTTGGACACCAACCGAAACCATCAACCTCACAGGTAATGACAACAGTCTTTGGCAGGCAAATATACTGCCGAATCATGACGGCCAAAAAGATGGCAGCCGCTATGAGGTGATTTTAGATGGTGAATCAAAGGGCACTATAAGCTGGACTTTGAGTGGTGAGCACAATGTTCACAATGGCTTGATGGCATTGGCAGCAGCTCGACATTGTGGCATGTCTTTAGATGCCTGTATCGAGGCACTCTGCACATTCCAAAACGCTAAGCGCCGAATGGAACTAAGAGCCATTACCAATGGCGTTCATCTTTACGATGACTTTGCTCATCATCCCACTGCAATCAAAACAACACTCGCAGGTCATAGAGCTAAAGTTGGTAAGCGTAAAATCATCGCGATAGTTGAGCCAAGATCAAACACCATGAAATCAGATGTACACCAGGATACACTGGGAGAGAGTTGGCAAGATGCCGATCATGTTTTGGTATACCAACCTAATCCCGAGTGGCGTTGTAATTTACCGACAAACTCAGTGCCTACTCAGTTTATTGATTCGGTAGAAAAAATTATTGAGCAAACTGTTGAACTCGTAGCCGAGGGTGACCATATAGTGGTAATGAGTAACGGTGGCTTCGAAGCCATTCACCAGCGCCTCATCGATAAATTAGATAAGACAAGCTGAATCAATCGCCTTAATAACAAAGGATCTCTGTATCATGTCTGCAAGTGACACTATGTCCTACCACAATGCGTCTTTTTCAGGTCGCATTACCGTTGCAATGACCGGGGCTTCTGGAGCCCCATATGCTATCGAATTAATCAAACAGCTTGTCAGCGCCAACTACCAAATATTTTTGCTGCTCAGCTCTGCTGCCAAAGTCGTATTAAAAACTGAGACCGAACTAGAAATGCCTGGTAATCCAGCTAAGGCGACGGATTGGTGCCAAGACTATTTCAAGGCCAAACAACAGCAAATCGTTGTGTTAGGAAAAGACGAATGGTTTTCTCCACCCGCATCAGGCTCTGCCGCCCCTAAACAAATGGTTGTAGTACCTTGCTCTACGGGTACATTGTCATCCATCGCGTTAGGTACATCAGACAATTTACTAGAGCGTGCTGCCGATGTTGTTATTAAGGAACGTGGCCAGCTAATACTAGTACCACGAGAGACCCCGTTTTCATCTATTCATCTAGAAAATATGCTAAAGTTGTCTAATCTTGGCGTGACAATTATGCCAGCAGCTCCAGGGTTTTATCATCACCCCAATAGCATCGAAGACTTAGTCAACTTTATGGTCGCTCGTATTATGGATCATTTAAACATCGACCAGACCCTAGTGCCGCGCTGGGGCTACACTAAATAAACGCAAATCACGACACAAGCGAGACTCGTTAGTTATGTACGCACTCGAAATTACGGACTTAAAAAAGACGTATCAATCTAAAAGTAGAACCGTTGAGGCGCTTAAAGGCATTAACCTCAACGTAGAACAAGGCGATTTCTTCGCATTGTTAGGCCCAAATGGTGCTGGTAAATCGACAACCATTGGTATTATCAGCTCGTTAGTAAACAAAACAGCCGGAAAGGTAAAAGTATTTGGTAATGACATAGACACCGATTTAGAAGCGGCCAAATCACATATAGGGCTCGTTCCACAAGAGTTCAATTTCAACCAATTTGAGACTGTTCAGCAGATTGTCGTCAATCAGGCCGGTTATTATGGGGTTGACCGTAAAACCGCATTCGAGCGTGCTGAGAAATACTTAAAACAAACTGACTTGTGGGAAAAGCGTGATGCTGCCGCTCGTTCTCTTTCTGGTGGTATGAAACGCCGCTTGATGATTGCTCGAGCGTTAATGCACGAGCCGAAGTTGCTCATTTTAGATGAGCCAACAGCAGGAGTTGATATCGAAATTCGTCGCAGTATGTGGGAGTTCTTGCAGAACCTCAACAAGCAAGGCATTACGATCATCTTGACGACGCATTACCTCGAAGAAGCCGAAATGTTATGCCGCAACATTGCCATCATTGACAAAGGGGTGATCGGAGAAAATACCTCGATGAAGAGCTTGTTGGCCAAACTCAATATCGAAACCTTTATCCTTGATACGACTGAGTTTGAAGAGGCTCCGAGATTAGAAGGGTTTAATTGCACGGCGACTGACAACCATACGTTAGAAATTGAAGTCGCCAAAGAGCAAGGCTTAAATACCGTATTTAGTCAGTTAACAGAACAAGGGGTTCAGGTGTTGAGCATGAGAAACAAATCAAACCGACTAGAAGAGCTGTTTGTTCGTTTAGTCGAAGAAGGTAAAAAAGGAGCAGCGGCATAATGGGTAATTATTCTATTGCATTAAAAGCGATATTAATTAAAGAATGCACGCGCTTTTTAAGAATTTGGGTTCAGACTCTCGTTCCGCCGGCAATCACGATGACATTATATTTCGTCATATTTGGTAATTTAATCGGATCTCGTATTGGTGAGATGGGTGGGTTTGACTATATGTCATTCATCGTTCCAGGTCTTATCATGATGTCAGTAATCACGAACTCCTATTCCAATGTTGCAAGCTCTTTTTACAGTGCAAAGTTCCAACGCAATATTGAAGAAATGCTGGTTGCCCCGGTACCAAATTTCGTTATCGTTTTAGGTTTCGTTGGTGGGGGGATGCTTCGAGGCCTACTTGTCGGATTAATCGTAACCTGCGTGTCTATGTTATTTGTTGATATACAAATTCACAGCATCAGTATTTTGGTTTTGACTGTGTTAATGACATCAATGGTATTCTCTTTAGCTGGTTTGATGAATGCGATTTTTGCTAATTCATTTGACGATATCTCAATCATTCCAACGTTTATCTTAACGCCGCTGACCTATTTAGGTGGGGTGTTTTATAGTTTGAGTTTGTTACCTGAATTTTGGCAGGGAGTTTCCAAAATTAATCCTATCGTCTATATGGTAAATGCGTTCAGATATGGCTTTTTAGGTGTGTCTGATGTGGATTTATCAATTGCGATCGCGATGATTATCGCCTTTGTTGTGATATTTTTTAGCATCGCAATGACACTAATCAATAAAGGAATTGGGATCAGAAGTTAAGAAATATTTCACTACTTCTTGTTAGAACGGATTCTTTGACTAAACTTAAGTCGATACAACTAGTTACATTAGCCGTTAATGGCTACTAAGTATACACTTAGCACGTATTGGCTTAATTTTAGCTAAGGCAACTGTCACAAAGGCCGATATACTCTAGGCTTGGAAAATATAACAGGTAGAAGCAGTGAAAAATTTTCAAAACTTAAGTGTTTTCATAAAAATAAATACCATTACCTTGATTGCGTTGGTCGCATTGATTATCGTAATTGTATTAAATGCCTTGGCGAATCAACAAAACAACGTGAGTATTGATGAGCTCAAAGACAAACGTTATCAGATCGCCAAAATATCAACCGCAAACTCTTTTATCATTAACCGTATTGACGAGTTATATACACAAGCGGTTTCTTTTGGTGATGAAGAGCTAATCAACACTGCTGAAGAACAATACAAAACGCTTACTGCGAACATCGAGCAGATTAAAGCCTTAGACAAAACAAACCTGCAAAAACTCAATCAGTTTGAGTCGACGTTAGACAGATATAACGAAATCGCTAAAGACATTGTTGTATCGTTTATATCTGGCAGTGCCGACTTCAATGTTATCCAAGAAAAAAGTAAAGAAAAGTCTGAGCTTTTTCAACGTCTGAATGAAAACCTTGACCAATACAAGTCGCAATCAGATCGCGAATACGTTGAGTTAGCTGAAAACGCTAAAGCTCGCTCAGAAAGCACCATTTTGCAGAGTATTGTAATAGCTGTTGTACTTACTCTTATTGTTGTTGCACTGGGTTTCTTTATCGGCAAAGTTATTCGTCAAGCAGCCCAAGATGCTGCAGAAACGCTTGGTGAGTTAGCTCAGGGTGACGGTGATTTAAAATCTAAACTCAATGTCACCAGTGAAGATGAAATTGGTCAAATGGCCAAAAACTTCAACAGCTTTATGGAAGTGCTTCGCAGTGCGATCAGCGATGTTATGGCTGTGGTTCAACCTTTATTAGACAACTCAACTCGACTGATTCAGCGAATGGAAATTGCAGAGTCATCAATGCACAAACAAAGCGAAGACTCTGAAATGGTGAAACAATCCATGGAAGAGATGAATCAAAGTGTTAATGAAATTTCAGGATCTGCAAATGAGGCCGCAGTTGCGACCGAAAACGCAGAGCAGGAAGCACGTCAAAGTCTAGATATTTTGAGTCGCTCGATGGCCGTTTCTCAAGCGCTAAACAACGAGATAAAAGGTGCCTCATCAGTTATCCATAAACTGGCGGAAGACACTCAAAACGTTAACCAGATCCTTGATGTTATTACGTCTATCGCAGAACAGACCAACCTTCTTGCACTAAATGCGGCAATTGAAGCAGCGCGTGCAGGTGAACAAGGTCGAGGTTTCGCAGTCGTTGCGGATGAAGTTCGAGAACTAGCATCAAGAACCTCAAAATCAACAACTGAAATCCGTGAGTTATTAAATGCCCTAACCGATGCAGCAACCGCTTCGGTAGAGTCGATGGAAAGTGCAAGTGCACAAGCAGAACGCAATGAGCAGTATGCGGCACAAACTGGTGAATCAGTCGACAAAATTGCCAAACACATCAATACAATTCACGGTTTAAATACTCAAATCGCAACTGCCACAGAGCAACAAACATCGGTAGCTAATACGGTTATGGTCAATGTTACCGATATGAACAAGTCAATCGGTAGCTCACTAGAAGCATTAGACGGTATCCGAGATGTATCTAAGAGCCTACACACATTATCTGATGACTTGTTAGAAGCAGCGTCTAAATTCAAGCTGTAGGTCATTTTACTTACAAATATTTGTCAAAATTAACAAAAGGTCGATATTTCGGCCTTTTTTGTTTTTTACGCATTTGCTAGACTTTAGAGCCACACCGATCCCCTCTTTTTTTGGATTTAAAACAAAATGACTCTGGCAAAATCCGTTCTTGCTGTAAACGATGACCTTCCGATCAAAACCGATCTACCTGTACACAGTGGAAAAGTACGCTCAGTCTACTGGCTAACCGAACAGGACAGCCGCCGATTGATTGAACAAAAGGGTTATGATGTCGATCCATCCACACCCTTAGCTATTATGGTTATCAGCGATCGTATTTCAGCGTTCGACTGTGTCTGGCATGGTGAAGATGGTTTAAATGGCGTACCGGGTAAAGGCGCCGCGTTAAATGCTGTTTCGAACCACTGGTTTAAATGTTTCAAAGAACAAGGGCTTGCCGACAGTCACATTTTGGACATTCCCCACCCTTTTGTGTGGATTGTGCAAAAGGCAAGACCCGTCATGATCGAAGCCATTGCAAGACAATACATTACTGGTTCAATGTGGCGCAGTTATGCCAATGGTGAGCGAGAGTTTTGTGGGATTGAATTACCTGAGGGATTGAGCAAAGATCAAAAGCTTCCAGAGATTTTAATCACTCCGTCAACCAAAGGTGTTCTCAAAGGTATCCCAAATGTCCCAGAAGCCGATGATGCCAATATTCGCAACGCAGATATTCTGGCTCACTTTGATAAATTTAACTTTTTATCTAAAAGCGACGTTAGTTTATATCAACAACTTCTGAAAGACGGCTTTAACCTGATTAGTAAAGAGCTTGAGAAAATTGATCAGATCTTTGTCGACACCAAGTTTGAGTTTGGTTATGTAAAAGATGCAGCTGGACAAAATAAACTAATTTACATGGATGAAGTCGGTACCCCTGATTCATCGCGCATTTGGGATGGCACTGAATATCGCAAAGGAAACGTTGTAGAAAACTCAAAAGAAGGCTTCCGTCAATTGTTGCTCAATCGCTTTGACGATCCCGATATTCTGTTAAACAAAAACCGCATGCCTGAACGATTTGCACTTGCCAAAAATAACGCATTACCGCTGGAAATTATGATGCAAGTTTCAGAAACATATAGAGGTATAGCAGAAAAGATTACCGGACAAAAAATTCACCTTTCTGACGATCCAAAACAAGAAATTATTGATATCTTGAACGAACAATATCAATTAATTAAATAGTCTAAACCAAGAGAGAACTGCGATGAACAAAACCACCATTAAGTCTTTGGTCGTCGCACTTCTCATCTCGTTGTCGGTTATTATTTATTTGTTGATAGAGCGAGTTACAACACAGCCTGAAGTTCTAGATCATCAAACGAGTATCAGTGAACAAACGTCTGTCGACTCTCAAGAGTTAATATACTCCACATCAAATAATAAGCGCTTAACTGATAACCCAAAAGTCAACTCATTATCTCAAAACTCATCACCTCAAAGTTCTACTACACAGCTGACCGACGCGTTATCGCAGTTGCCTGAAATGGCAAACACTCCTTACGCACAGCAAATCCATCAAATTAACCAGTGGCTACAACAGTGGCCTTATGAGCCGTTGTTGTTAATGCGTTTAGGTAAGCTCCAAGGTGAGCTCGGCGATTTTGATGAAGCCGCGAGTCACTTATACGAAGCGTTGCAGTATGCACAAAGTCACGAGCAAACAACACGTGCCCGTACCCTTTTGCTCTATACCTTAAACCGCTATGGAAAAGACTTAGCCCTCAGTAATGATTGGTTAACCCTAGAATCACTATATCTGCAATACCAAGATACCCTACTCGAACAAGAAGGTTGGGGAGAGTTAGCTCATAAACACGCCAATCGACTTTTAGATGCAAAACGCTATCAGGAGCTCGAGTATTTCATTCAAGAATGGTCTCATGTTCATGCCGCAAAAGCAGATTTGAATCACTTTTCTAATCAGTTGAGTTTTGCTCAAGAGCTAGCTCTGAGCTCAAGTAAAGCAATTCCACTACGTCAGTGGGGCGCTCACTACTTAGTAACCGTTATGATCAACGATAATGAAGTTAATTTATTAATTGATACCGGCGCATCTCAAACAGTATTGACTCAAGATGCCTATAACCGAATGAGTCAACCGCTCAACCCAGACGAAATTCGTCGCCAAACCTTTAATACTGCAGGAGGTAAAGTAGAGGGTGCTGTCCTTTATCCAGTTGAAATCAAGATCAATGACTTTGTAGTTTATGACACCTCGATTGCCCTTTTGGAATTTAACGTGCCATACGACGGTCTGTTAGGAATGAATTTCTTATCACAATTTGAGTTTGAAATTGATCAACAAGGCCACTTGCTGTTTTTAACATTACCTGATTGAATGGTCCTGTAACTTTCCACTTTTGCCGATTCGCTTTATGAGGCTTTTATGTATGTAGCTCGGACACTTAGTTCTTTTTTTGCCACTTTATTTTGTATTAGTTTTAGTCACACTGCTGTCGCTACGTCATTGAACCTACTAGTGTTAACACATGACAAACAGGTTGCCGAAAATATTGGGGTATCTTTTGTTCCCAAATTCACTTTACCGGAGCCCTATTCAAACACACCTCCTCAACCACAAATAATGGATCAGCAAAACACTCAGTTTGTTCCCCATATCTTAATGGCCCAAAAAGGCGCACCAATTAGTTTTCCAAACTCGGATTCAGTCCAGCACCACGTTTATTCATTTTCTGAGGCCAAAACTTTCGAATTAAAATTATATAAAGATCAAAAACCAGAACCTCTACCATTTGAAAATGAAGGGACAGTTACTCTTGGCTGTAACATACACGACTGGATGTTGGGGTATGTATTTGTCGTTGATACTCCTTTTTTTGGAAAAACCAATCAATCAGGGCTAATAACAATAGAACTTCCTAAAGGTGAATACGAGATTGCCATCCATAGCCCACTTTTACAGAAAACCGATCTCAATTTTAAACAAACCTTGCAAGTCACAAATCAGGGCAAACAAAGTATGAGTATCACCCTAAGCGATCCTTTATTGCCTGGCCTGGACGAATTCAATGATGTGGATGAGTTCGATGCGTATTAATTTTCGTTCACTACAAAACCGTAACTTTTTATTATTCATGTTTGCCCTTGTCATCACGGTGAGTGCCGTGCTGGCCGTAACTCTGACGCAGACGTACCAACATTCATCCAATCAACTTAAAGCGCACTACAAAAGCTCCTCCTCCGTTTTACAATACAAATTAGAAGCCGATATTTTAGCTTTGCGTCGTGGATTAGCGACGGCAAGTAGAGATTTTTCGATTAAGACATTAATCCGACGTAGTAGTACCGATACAGAGTCTCTAGCCCTTGCTTTAAAAAACTATCAAAGCCGGTTAAAAAACGACTTTATTGTCGTATACGACAGAAATAAAACCGCCATTACTCAAGACCTACCCTTTCCACAGCAAGCTTCAGTAAATGAAACTAATTTACAACCACTACAATTTATTTTTCACCAACAGGAGCTTTATGCAGTTGTTGTTCAGCCAGTAAAATTTGTTGAAAACGTTCCGAACCCAGATGCTTGGCTCGTGGGTGGTATAAAAGTCGCTAAATTATTAAGCCAAGACTTACGAACCATTACTAACTTTGATATCAGTATTCGCTATCTTGGTGTAGTACGAGCCACCACCAATCCAAATATGTCTCTGACAGCTTTAACGGAAGGGCTTGCAACAATACCAACAACCAATTCGAGACAACAGTCTCAAGAACAGCGCCAAGCAAATATAAATAATAAAGAGGTCGTGGTTTACAAAACCCTTCTGAGCCGACTGCAAGACGAGCCTATAGAAGTATTCTTTACTCTGCCTAGTCATCAAGCCCACTTAAATTATGACAACCTGATCATTCAATTGAGTGCCGCGATTGTGGTTATTTTGATTCTAATATCATTTTTAACCTTCTCTTTCTCAAAGAGTATTGCTCGACCTCTTAGAATGCTGGCAGACGTCGCCAACGAAATACGCAAGGGTAAATACCCGGTCATTCAGCTAGATAAATCACTCGATGAAGTAGAATCCCTCTCCATGGCTTTGTCAGACATGCAAGAGGCGATAAAAAATAGGGAAAAAGAAAATTACCAATTGGCCTACTTCAGTGCAGCGACGGAGTTACCCAATAGGATCTATTTTGCATCACAAATAAATCAACTTATTACCAATAATCCAAACCAAGCATTTGCTGTTCTTTGGATGGATGTCGATCGCTTTAAAGATATCAACGATACCCTTGGGCATGAGTTTGGCGATGCAGTGTTAAAGTCTATTGCCCAGCGATTGGATGACAATAAATCAGAAAGTACCTTTTTGGCCTATCTTGATGGTGATGAATATGCGGCCATAATTCCTTTGGAAGATGAACAAAATGCGATGGTAGCAGCGAATCAATTGAGCCATATATTTGACCAACCATTTATAGTGAAAAACGTCGCTTTAGACGTGTCTGTCAGCATCGGCGTATCAGTTTATCCAACAGATAGCCAGTCACCAGAACAGTTAATGCAATTTGCCGATATCGCATTGTATGAGTGCAAAGAGATGCACCACAATGTAAGTCGTTTTGTCGCGGCTTCTAATAAGTACTCGGTAGTAAGATTGAGTTTAATGACCGAATTAAAAAGTGGTATCGAAAAGGGTCAACTGCAGCTTAACTATCAACCTAAAGTTGACCTTAAGACAGGTAAAATAGTCAGTGTCGAGTCATTAGTTCGTTGGCGTCATCCTGAACATGGCTATATTTTCCCTGACGAATTTA is a window from the Psychrosphaera ytuae genome containing:
- a CDS encoding cupredoxin domain-containing protein, whose protein sequence is MYVARTLSSFFATLFCISFSHTAVATSLNLLVLTHDKQVAENIGVSFVPKFTLPEPYSNTPPQPQIMDQQNTQFVPHILMAQKGAPISFPNSDSVQHHVYSFSEAKTFELKLYKDQKPEPLPFENEGTVTLGCNIHDWMLGYVFVVDTPFFGKTNQSGLITIELPKGEYEIAIHSPLLQKTDLNFKQTLQVTNQGKQSMSITLSDPLLPGLDEFNDVDEFDAY
- a CDS encoding GGDEF domain-containing phosphodiesterase — translated: MRINFRSLQNRNFLLFMFALVITVSAVLAVTLTQTYQHSSNQLKAHYKSSSSVLQYKLEADILALRRGLATASRDFSIKTLIRRSSTDTESLALALKNYQSRLKNDFIVVYDRNKTAITQDLPFPQQASVNETNLQPLQFIFHQQELYAVVVQPVKFVENVPNPDAWLVGGIKVAKLLSQDLRTITNFDISIRYLGVVRATTNPNMSLTALTEGLATIPTTNSRQQSQEQRQANINNKEVVVYKTLLSRLQDEPIEVFFTLPSHQAHLNYDNLIIQLSAAIVVILILISFLTFSFSKSIARPLRMLADVANEIRKGKYPVIQLDKSLDEVESLSMALSDMQEAIKNREKENYQLAYFSAATELPNRIYFASQINQLITNNPNQAFAVLWMDVDRFKDINDTLGHEFGDAVLKSIAQRLDDNKSESTFLAYLDGDEYAAIIPLEDEQNAMVAANQLSHIFDQPFIVKNVALDVSVSIGVSVYPTDSQSPEQLMQFADIALYECKEMHHNVSRFVAASNKYSVVRLSLMTELKSGIEKGQLQLNYQPKVDLKTGKIVSVESLVRWRHPEHGYIFPDEFIPLAEQTGNIRHLTHWAIEESIKQHLALKEHGFDIKMAINISAVDLIDLALPPFVANLLSKYQVEPNVLIFEVTESAIMADPEQAITALNMLRNMNIKLSIDDFGTGYSSMEQLKRTPVDELKIDKSFILDLSNNSDDMIIVKSITSLAHNLGLTIVAEGIENQETMAILADLGVETGQGYFMSKPLEAKLLKAWLMGNSGVFSSDDKDSKHTKVTADQ